The window GATTCCAATATACACTTGTGCCAGTttcatgtaaagagcacccatgCTGACACCACATAAACAGATACAAATGCCAGTATCATGCGAACTGTGCCAATGCTGGCACCaggtgaaaagcacccagtacactctagaAAATGAttgacatcaagctgtagaaaccatgataaaacaaatgaccggagcctggtgcagccctccagcttaccagctgcttgccaaactgtccaacccatgccaacatggaaaacagatattcttttctactctcggcacaaggcccaaaattttggaggagggggggctggtcaattagatcgacgcagtatgcagctggtacttaatttatcgacccccaaaaggatgaaagcaaagtcaacctcagcagaatttgaactcagaacaaaaagactaagcattttgcctggtgtgctaacgtttctgccagctcaccaccttaaaataagaatcttttctactctaggcacaaggcccgaaattctcgGGAAGgggcccagttgattagatcaaccccagtacgtaactgatacttaatttatcgatcccgaaaggatgaaaggcaaagttgacctcagtggaatttgaactcagaatgtaaagacagacaaaatactactaagcattttgcctggtgtgctaacgtctctgccagctcactgccttcatggaaaacagatattaaatgatgatgatgatgatgatgatgatgatgatgatgatgatgatgatgatggtggtggtggtggtggtggtggtggtggtggtggtggtggatcaaATGTTTAAGATTATGGGTCTGACCAATTAGTGATGATGATCTGGGACCAAATAACAAGTGGaaacctccccacacacacacattcacatatatatcttttcactAACAATCAACTCTTTGACCAAATGAGCAATGGAATTCAGATAAACAATCAACAGTCATTAACTGTTTGATGGTGTTCTATGAAGACATAAACTAGATCCCCTATAACGAACCTAAATGTAAGGTATTCATAGTGGGTAGGGGTAACTCAATGAACTCCCTGAATTTAATATtgcaatatttttcatatatatatacaaacatatctactcacatatatacatgtatgtgtgagtatatatataatttataggaaAGATCTTGGTAAATAGCTACAAGGTAGCTAAATGTTGCTTAACCAATGGGTCCATCGGACCCTCAAATTAAATTCATATGGTTCAGTTGTGCTTTTCAATATACCTAGACATGAAAACTTGAGTGAAGACCAAATATCAAAAAGGTTATTGGAATTAGATGAAGAATGGGAAGAAGATAATAGGGATTCCTTCTATTTCTCTGAAGATGATGGTGAAAGTGATTGTGTGCTGGACAGTTTAGGTTCTGTGTCATCAGATGACGACGATATTAAAAAATCAATTATCTGCAAGCCACCCAATTATGAATGAACAATATTTTTCTAGAGACAGATAAGAAGTTTGGCATTCTAATCCTCTTACCCAAGCAGCAATAAGAACTTCATCTTGCAATATTGTGCGCCAAGAATGTGGACCATCCCGTTTTGCTAAAAGGTCTTGCAATAGCATTGAAACATGTTTTACTATCTTTATGTGCCAGAATCTTCTTGAAGTAATTCGTAAATGGACAAATGTTGAAGGTCAGGTTATTTACAAAGATAAATGGAAGGAAATTGATCACTCTGAACTAAAGAAATTTATTGGACTGATCATTCTTATAGGTGTTTATGGatctaaacatgaaaatgtcACACAGTTGTGGAGTCAAGAAGATGGCCGCtcaatattcaacaaaattatgagCCGGGGAAGATTTCAACAGATTTTACAAGTATTGCATTTTGATGATGCTAgtgcaagaagaaaaaagagaagtgatGATAAATTGGTGCCCATAAGAGAAGTATTCCAAATGTGGAACCAGAACTTGCAAGATGGATGTGTTCCAAGTACATGCATGACAGTTGATGAACAATTAGTTTCATTCAGAGGGTGCTGCCCATTCCAGGTATATATTCCTTCAAAACCAGGgaaatatggaattaaaatttgGGCAATATGCGACAGTGAAACATCTTATGCCTGATAAAATGCGAATCTACACTGGTATGatctataatattgtattatatgatTACTACACCTACTCTATCATCGACATGTTTCGATGGATGCATTCAAAATAAATCTGACAGAATGAATAATGTGAAGAAGATAAACAACATCAGGGAGGAGATAAACAAGAGTGCTCATCAAATAGACATCTTAACAGATATAAGAAGCCCCAGAAAATgtgatgtacatatatgcatacacacacacacacacttacatgcaacatatgtatacatatatgtactacaaaattagaaaatggagaaacatacttaaatcaataaaacatcaactatcagatgatacccaatcaatactttattacaccattacatatcagtaaaggcattatacaaaatatatagtaaatataaatagacaaggaaatagaaatataaaatataatatgtaattatatcatatctgacagctgtttcggcagtaagggcagtcatacctcatttaacctataagccataaaggcaggtataaatgaggcattatcaaggatgccccacggcctcttcagagaatttaatttgttataattgtgaaaaaattatttttccatatacatataaatataaaaatataaaaatgtaaaatataaaaacttgtgcATAAACTCCATAatgctacacatatataatactcattgatacaataatgcaaggtaaacaaaacaaaataaaacaaaatatatgatataattacatattatattttatattttatatttctatttccttgtctatttatatttactatatattttgtataatgcctttactgatatgtaatggtgtaataaagtattgattgggtatcatctgatagttgatgttttattgatttaagtatgtttctccattttctaattttgtagtattaatttacggtaatattattacctttgcccatataatacaatagatgaactaattgcttggcaatttttaacatctatgtattagtctcgttgggtacctatctagcagtatattggatatatgttatcccatggtgggttgaattttcaacccctatctcattttatatacatatatgtatatatttattaatatatatatacatatatacatatgtgtgtgtgtgtgtatttacttatttcataaaccttgaaaaaaatgaaagacaaagtcatcctcgatggaatctgaactcagaacacgaaaacAAATCACTGCAAAGCAGTTTGCACactatgctaacagttctgccagctcactatcttaatattaatttcatattttggcacagggccagcaatttcaggaaaggaGTAAGCCGATTTgattgaccccaatgtttcactggtacttattttatcaaccctgagagagagggagagagagagagagagaggtggagaggaaGGGAAGGAGAGAATGTGAGAAACATTAgaatgtctgatgtcaaataagttaaTGCTGAATCAGTGACACCAAATATGCAACCCTGAAACAGCTGTACCCAAAATGTCTCAAAGTCATTTAATATGTGTTCTAATTgcataagaaaatatacataaggatatattttgtcttttagtaTCATATGGTAGCAGTGCAATATCAATTTTGAGATATtggtgcaggtatggttgtgtgacaAAAACATTGCTTTCctagcacatggttctgggttaaatcccactgtgtgatgcaccttctactattgcctaggtccaaccaaaaccttgtgagcagatttggtagacaaaaactcaaagaagtccatcatatatatatatatatatatatatatatatatatatatatgggggggggtaaatggatatatatatatatatatatatataaatatatctctatttataaaactgaaatgcgaaaagtttgtttgtttgtttgtctggttttggcattgagaacgggttaaaggccactagatcccgtcggattgactccaaaatttacagggacatgtaaaaggtGTCGTTgttagggccaaaaacgcactttgacaagtctactctcattcttttatgtatctgtcttcctccgtcactcactctctttcctcccttaccatctctttctatatataacgtcgtcTAACAGCGTCTAacttcccttcactttctctttataacgtcgtgtCATGGCGTTCTATATCTCCCCTCCTCCCCGTCttccacagcgctttcacacactctctctctctctacgtctgtctgcattcatagagagaattatcattgcCACCACaatcacacaatcatgagaacaaatattatgaatctgatagttattgggttaatttatatatgtgtgtgtgtgttctatatataaatatgtatatataatgtatatatacaaagtgtataaatctgtatttatgtatattaaactttttaaaactttttgatagttatatatatttttaaaaaattataaatataaattaataattttaattttaaatttaaataatttaaatttttcaattttatattttatatattttgtacattatatttttatgttttaggtttgtttttcactgtttgatttgcctattagtggttttatctctaatttaatttatacatatatatatataatttgtatacatttgtatatataatgcgtgcacgcacacacacaaacacacacatatatacatatatatatatataatgtgtgcattatgtggtcggttgagctgaaaatatgcacacctatgttaaaagtgctggcaagtttgcatgacaactatttttttcctcaaatgaaaggcgtgacctctaggacaaaattcctcatcttataaaatgtggcctcAGTTGACTCGattgaaatcgggttatattaaccaaaatgtgaaaagggggctaaatggggctggaaggggattcaaatttaaaggagcgggtgtttacgaattctctgttacatcaagctaaaaaatttgcgccagccttttaatcgtcaatgtgttgccatccatgatgaagaagttttgaatgcttgccatcgtgagtctactgtcgtgagaaagaatcacttcaaaacttggtgtttagtaattttcttttacatcaagttcaaaattttacgccagccgttaaacagtcaatacgttgctgtccgtcgttaagaaatgccagccatggtgactctactatcctcacattctatcccttcaaactttggtttccaaaattttattatttttattcagctcgcaagtttgtctgtccctttgaaatgttagtgttttgctgtctgccttgaagcagacctttccgttatcactgcctgatatttgtgattgatctttcaaaatattttatttctcaacttactcaagatcttttgttgtttataaatgggagagagatagataaagatagagagtaagagaaagcaagggagagtccgagagaaaagaaaagtaagagagtgggaaagtgagagagaaaggagagagaatcaaagagggagaatcatcatcatcatcatcatcatcatcatcgtttaacgtccgctttccgtgctagcacgggttggacagtttgaccggggtctgggaagccaggaggctgcaccaggctccagtctgatctggcagtgtttctataggtggatgcccttcctaacaccaaccactctgtaagtttagtgggtgcttttttcgtgctgccggcacaggtgccaggggggctggcagcgaccatgatcggttggtgcttttttcatgccacccgcacagaagccagtcaaggcagcgctacaatcggccacattcggatggtgctttttacgtgctgaaaggaagcaacagaaagtaacaactacactcttacccgcgcgtagagcaggtcaccttaagctagtatatatatataaatagattgatatatgtgtgtgtgtgtgcatgcacacacgtgtgtatgtgtgtgcatgtgcctgtgtttgttccccaccatcacttggcaacagatgttggcgtgtttacatctccataacttagtggtttggccaaagagaccgacagaataagtactgggctaaaaaaaaaagttctgggatcaattcgcttgactaaaaattcctcacaatgtggtgccccagtatggccacagtctaatgactgaaacaagtaaaagataaaaaataagaaataaaaatatgtagcATTATTTGTatgcatggctgcatggtaagaagcttgcttctcaagcacatggttctgggctcaggcCCAatacatggcacattgggcaagtgtcttctactataacttcaggcgaaccaaagccttgtgtgtggatttggtagatggaaactgaatgaagcctgtggtatatatatgaatgtatgaatgtaagtatgtatgtatgtatgtatgtatgtatgtgtgtgtatatatatatatgtatgtatgtatgtatgtatgtatgtatgtatgtatgtatgttatgtctatatttatgtgtgtctttgtatctatgtttctCACCCCATTACCACTTGTCAACtggtttggtgtgtttatgtccctgtaacttagcagttcagcaaaagggaatgatggaataagcactaggctttaaaaaaataagtcttggggctgatttgtttgactaaaagccttcaagatggtgctccagcatgatcactgtcaaatgactgaaacaagtaaaagaataaagaatgtcattgttgttgttgctgttgttattgttgatgttgctgctgctgctgttgctgtcatCACTATTGTTGTTTATCCTCAAGTCACACCTGattaagcaaacctatgatcaaaggtgatcCACTTGTGGCCACTCCATATATTTGTTCAGACTGTGTTATCCAAAGAGTCCTTTAATATCTTTGAACAGTAATTACAAAATCTGTCGGCTGGAATAGCTAGAAGTCATTAGCATTAATTCTTGTTATAATGGtcttataattttaatctctgtattattaatgtatgcacgtttgtatgcatatatgccaatgtgaatttgcgtgtataaatatatatatatatatatatatatatatatatatatatatattatatatatatttgtgtgtgtgagcgtgtcgcTGTGAAagcttgtgtgaatgtgtatgtatgaatatatatgtgtgaatgtatatgtgtgaatgtgtgtgtgtgtgcatgcacacagactATCCTGCCTTTACTGCAGATGTCAACATCTgtgctattatatataatatcgtatgaaataatattttatgacatatttgaaatataattctcACAACTGAGATATCCATTTTAGCAATAtctatttataatttcttttttcttcagaaaatttCCTTTTATCTTATAAAAgagaattattgtttttatttttcaatattgatgtttattttatcatcctttctatctgtttccttttttctttttattttccccaAGCTCCTGCATAAACAAGATTGCCTTTCAGTTAGAAGCAAcaagtttaaaaaattaatattgcaGTATTCTGGTGCATTAGCAATCATAATGCAGTAAAACCCAGTTGCAACACAATTTATGAAATGACAAgccaacaatattatatatataa of the Octopus sinensis linkage group LG1, ASM634580v1, whole genome shotgun sequence genome contains:
- the LOC115224942 gene encoding piggyBac transposable element-derived protein 4-like, producing the protein MCQNLLEVIRKWTNVEGQVIYKDKWKEIDHSELKKFIGLIILIGVYGSKHENVTQLWSQEDGRSIFNKIMSRGRFQQILQVLHFDDASARRKKRSDDKLVPIREVFQMWNQNLQDGCVPSTCMTVDEQLVSFRGCCPFQVYIPSKPGKYGIKIWAICDSETSYA